In Synechococcus sp. CC9616, the following are encoded in one genomic region:
- a CDS encoding DUF3288 family protein, giving the protein MPEAESTDASTQSHPLEASDRDHLDRLLARDSPQDGDLADLARLLIRYDGFPGADDLQRDMQRLLSIWKLSREELNTRVRGLWADGYRPGQASDEAVGSGFDTSETEGS; this is encoded by the coding sequence ATGCCTGAAGCAGAGTCCACGGATGCCTCGACTCAGAGTCATCCCCTGGAAGCAAGCGATCGAGACCATCTTGATCGCTTGCTGGCGAGAGACTCGCCGCAGGATGGTGACCTGGCCGACTTGGCGCGTCTGTTGATCCGCTACGACGGATTCCCCGGTGCTGATGATCTTCAGAGGGATATGCAACGGCTTCTGTCGATCTGGAAACTCAGCCGTGAAGAGCTCAACACGCGGGTGAGAGGTCTGTGGGCAGATGGGTATCGCCCAGGCCAAGCCAGTGATGAGGCGGTTGGCTCGGGATTTGATACGAGTGAGACGGAGGGCAGCTGA